The following DNA comes from Caloranaerobacter sp. TR13.
TAGATAAAAAACTAAAACCAGTTGAAACAAAAACAGGGATAAAAGTTATGTCACTAAATTTATTATTAGAAGAAGAAAATAAACCTGTTATTTGGAGAGGACCATTAATTTCTGGAACAGTTAAACAATTTTATGATGAAACTAACTGGGGAGAGTTAGATTACTTAATAATTGACCTACCACCTGGAACTTCTGATGTAACACTTACTGTTATGCAGTCTATGCCTGTTGATTATATCGTTGTTGTTACATCACCACAAGACTTAGTTAACCTTATAGTTGAAAAATCAATTCACATGAGTAAGATGATGAATGTTCCTATTTTAGGTATTGTTGAGAATATGAGTTATGCTGTATGCCCTGATTGTGGTAAAAAAATAGAAGTATTTGGTAAGAGTAAATCTGAACAAGTAGCAAAAGAAATGGGATTAGATTTAATTGCAAAATTACCTATAAATTCAGGATTTACACAATTATGCGATGAAGGAAGAATAGAATTGTTCAATCATGAATTAGAAGAATTTGCAAGTTTAGGTACAAAAATTTTAGAAAAAATGTAGGAGGAATGAACTATGAAGGTGTGTTTTAGTAGTGAAGGTAAAAGCTTGGATAGTCAGCTAGATCCACGTTTT
Coding sequences within:
- a CDS encoding Mrp/NBP35 family ATP-binding protein, producing the protein MENNINKIIAVMSGKGGVGKSFVSSLLAVNLNREGYKVGIMDADITGPSIPKIFGLNKVRAQIIDKKLKPVETKTGIKVMSLNLLLEEENKPVIWRGPLISGTVKQFYDETNWGELDYLIIDLPPGTSDVTLTVMQSMPVDYIVVVTSPQDLVNLIVEKSIHMSKMMNVPILGIVENMSYAVCPDCGKKIEVFGKSKSEQVAKEMGLDLIAKLPINSGFTQLCDEGRIELFNHELEEFASLGTKILEKM